Proteins encoded within one genomic window of Streptomyces sp. NBC_01237:
- a CDS encoding ATP-grasp domain-containing protein — translation MHVEILPARGGTGAMRERPGGHYYGGPAYAAGAVDDLAVALLEPTDNWLAALPYEYTGRRITTATLAEARLLSRPAFVKPPSDKCFPAAVYPEGRCLPSGPELKPDTPVQISDVVTWTAEFRLFLLEGTVHTGSQYATFGRLDSAPLEGHRCHDAVREFADGLLAGCGHTLPSAVVVDIGLLSMPEHGAADRWAVVEANMAWFSNCYAADPDRALDVVLRSAGPRSRLAARDRRFCRDRGHADPVRHHPCP, via the coding sequence ATGCACGTGGAGATCCTCCCGGCCCGCGGTGGTACGGGCGCCATGCGGGAGAGGCCCGGAGGTCACTACTACGGTGGCCCGGCCTACGCGGCGGGTGCCGTCGACGACCTCGCGGTCGCGCTTCTGGAGCCCACGGACAACTGGCTGGCCGCACTGCCCTACGAGTACACCGGACGGCGCATCACTACAGCGACCTTGGCCGAGGCACGCCTCCTGTCCCGGCCGGCCTTCGTCAAGCCGCCCAGCGACAAATGCTTCCCCGCCGCCGTCTACCCCGAGGGCCGCTGCCTCCCGAGCGGACCGGAGTTGAAGCCGGATACGCCCGTACAGATCAGCGACGTGGTGACCTGGACAGCAGAATTCCGTTTGTTCCTCCTTGAGGGCACGGTCCATACAGGTTCGCAGTACGCCACCTTCGGCCGCCTCGACTCTGCGCCGCTCGAAGGCCACCGCTGCCACGATGCCGTACGGGAGTTCGCGGACGGCCTCCTCGCCGGCTGCGGGCATACCCTCCCCAGCGCGGTGGTGGTGGACATCGGGCTTCTGTCCATGCCTGAGCACGGCGCCGCGGACCGCTGGGCGGTGGTCGAGGCGAACATGGCCTGGTTCAGCAACTGCTACGCCGCAGATCCCGATCGAGCTCTGGACGTCGTCCTGCGCTCGGCCGGTCCGCGGTCCCGGCTGGCCGCGCGAGACCGCCGGTTCTGCCGAGACCGAGGACATGCTGACCCGGTCCGCCATCATCCTTGCCCCTGA
- a CDS encoding N-acetyltransferase yields the protein MSWLPDGFVHPAHVPVPNTPLHLRPIREADTALDYPAVMGSQERLWEIFGPAWGWPKQTMTYEEDRIDLLRHEKEIAAHQSFNYALLDEEETAILGCVYIDPPERTGSDGEVSWWVVDGLVGGQAEYALDVLVPQWIAADWPFRRPRCLGRDITWQDWLALPRAP from the coding sequence ATGAGTTGGCTGCCTGACGGCTTCGTTCACCCCGCCCATGTGCCCGTGCCCAACACCCCGCTACACCTGCGGCCGATACGCGAGGCGGACACCGCGCTCGACTACCCCGCCGTGATGGGCTCCCAAGAGCGCCTGTGGGAGATCTTCGGCCCGGCCTGGGGTTGGCCCAAGCAGACCATGACCTATGAAGAGGACCGCATCGACCTGCTGCGGCACGAGAAGGAGATAGCAGCGCACCAGTCGTTCAACTACGCGCTGCTGGACGAGGAGGAGACGGCGATCCTCGGCTGCGTCTACATCGACCCGCCCGAGCGCACGGGATCCGATGGAGAGGTCTCCTGGTGGGTGGTGGACGGTCTCGTCGGCGGCCAGGCGGAGTACGCGCTCGACGTGCTGGTGCCGCAGTGGATCGCCGCCGACTGGCCCTTCCGGCGGCCGCGCTGTCTGGGGCGCGACATTACTTGGCAGGACTGGCTCGCGCTGCCGCGCGCCCCGTGA
- a CDS encoding FAD-dependent monooxygenase has translation MRTVMSCCAARRPSGDEGRRNDAEEHVMSPPAITTTEVLITGEGPTGLVLARDFARRGTACRVVERESRSFPGSRGSGLQPRTLDVFDDLGVIDGVRAAGGPIQRMRSWDGRHT, from the coding sequence ATGCGTACCGTCATGTCCTGCTGTGCGGCGCGTCGCCCCTCCGGCGACGAGGGGCGACGCAATGACGCCGAGGAGCACGTGATGAGCCCGCCCGCGATCACCACCACCGAAGTCCTGATCACCGGAGAAGGACCCACCGGCCTCGTGCTCGCCCGCGACTTCGCCCGGCGCGGGACCGCCTGCCGCGTCGTGGAGAGGGAGAGCCGCAGCTTTCCCGGCTCACGCGGCTCCGGCCTTCAGCCGCGCACCCTGGACGTCTTCGACGACCTGGGCGTCATCGACGGGGTACGGGCGGCGGGCGGACCCATCCAGCGCATGCGGAGCTGGGACGGGCGGCACACGTAG
- a CDS encoding pyridoxal phosphate-dependent aminotransferase: protein MERDVQGRGRELKSVERKAAPLIVQKNRGISDAILRIPESATHGTAAKLAILNRGLAESEQFIDLSIGALDTPTDPRIDRGVIDFIEKQSETIHAFAPIKGFPFLLDSVAARVTRLHGITYDPETEIMVTPGGVKGSISVAFHALLNPGDEVVIPVPNWPHYADMVRLHEAIPKTVLVTADDGLTAPALEGAISERTKIVILGDCINPTGKVYTTEELSALARTIARHNLRREAEGESPVYVMFDSPYEAHVMGPRAKTFAAIDVRLPDGGDCSMRPWTVAVTGPGKTYGMHGDRIGYLCGPSDIVDASARAQVNLTSFASSYGQVATHIALRPEMDEVADSRARAARGNLEAMLAELVSVPSLRIDVPQGGYFLFVDFTAFADAYQKRGYRTADQFLLAEAKVATICGNHFAEGQPLDHFVRINCGRTGTLPGEVGSRIRRALSRLKP, encoded by the coding sequence GTGGAACGCGATGTACAAGGCCGTGGCCGCGAGTTGAAATCCGTAGAGCGAAAGGCGGCTCCTCTCATCGTGCAGAAGAATCGCGGCATTTCCGATGCCATCCTGCGCATTCCGGAATCGGCGACTCATGGGACTGCGGCGAAGCTCGCCATACTCAATCGCGGCCTCGCCGAGAGCGAGCAGTTCATCGATCTCAGCATCGGCGCGCTGGATACGCCGACCGACCCCCGGATCGACCGTGGCGTGATCGATTTCATTGAGAAGCAATCCGAAACGATTCACGCGTTCGCGCCGATCAAGGGATTCCCCTTCCTGCTGGACTCCGTTGCCGCGCGGGTGACTCGCCTCCACGGGATCACGTACGACCCGGAAACCGAAATCATGGTCACCCCGGGCGGCGTGAAAGGTTCGATCTCGGTAGCCTTCCACGCGCTGCTGAATCCTGGCGACGAGGTCGTCATTCCGGTACCCAACTGGCCTCACTACGCCGACATGGTGCGGCTGCACGAGGCCATCCCGAAAACCGTCCTGGTCACGGCGGACGACGGTTTGACCGCGCCGGCTCTTGAGGGAGCGATCTCCGAACGGACCAAGATCGTCATTCTGGGCGACTGCATCAACCCGACGGGCAAGGTCTACACGACCGAGGAGCTGTCGGCACTGGCCCGGACCATCGCCCGGCACAACCTGCGGCGCGAGGCCGAGGGGGAGAGCCCGGTCTACGTCATGTTCGACTCGCCCTACGAGGCCCATGTCATGGGGCCCCGCGCCAAGACGTTCGCCGCCATCGACGTCCGGCTCCCCGACGGCGGCGACTGCTCCATGCGGCCGTGGACGGTGGCCGTGACCGGGCCGGGCAAGACCTATGGCATGCACGGCGACCGGATCGGCTATCTCTGCGGCCCTTCGGACATCGTGGACGCCTCGGCGCGCGCACAGGTCAACCTCACCTCGTTCGCGTCCTCCTACGGCCAGGTAGCCACGCACATCGCGTTGCGACCGGAGATGGACGAGGTGGCGGACTCCAGGGCGAGGGCCGCACGCGGCAACCTCGAAGCCATGCTGGCGGAGCTCGTTTCCGTCCCTTCGTTGCGGATCGACGTCCCACAGGGGGGCTATTTCCTCTTCGTCGACTTCACCGCGTTCGCCGACGCCTACCAAAAGCGTGGCTACCGCACCGCCGATCAGTTCCTGCTGGCCGAGGCAAAGGTCGCCACGATCTGCGGCAACCACTTCGCGGAGGGCCAGCCCCTGGACCATTTCGTGCGGATCAACTGCGGCCGCACGGGTACGCTCCCGGGCGAGGTCGGCAGTCGGATCAGGCGTGCCCTGAGCCGCCTGAAGCCCTGA
- the yczE gene encoding membrane protein YczE: MVRTSLGVNPWSVLYEGVEHHTPLSFGMISALLGVLVLLLWIPLKQKPTLGTFANILVVGASSDLGLLLIPQNLGLATRVGLLIGCVVLNGLSVAIYVGARFGPGPRDGLMTGVSAATGLSIRLVRTLIEVTVLGVGWLLGGSAGVGTVLYALMVGPVTQFFLPRFSYRRTAEHAVDAAGPP; encoded by the coding sequence ATGGTCCGCACCTCTCTGGGCGTCAATCCCTGGAGCGTGCTGTACGAGGGGGTCGAGCACCACACTCCCCTGAGCTTCGGCATGATCAGTGCCCTCCTCGGCGTTCTCGTGCTTCTGCTGTGGATCCCCCTCAAGCAGAAGCCGACGTTGGGTACCTTCGCCAACATCCTCGTCGTGGGGGCGTCGTCCGACCTGGGCCTCTTGCTCATCCCCCAGAACCTCGGGCTCGCGACCCGGGTCGGACTGCTCATCGGGTGTGTCGTTCTCAACGGCCTGTCCGTCGCCATCTACGTCGGCGCGCGCTTCGGCCCCGGCCCCCGGGACGGGCTGATGACGGGTGTGTCCGCCGCGACCGGACTCTCCATCCGGCTCGTCCGCACCCTGATCGAGGTCACCGTACTCGGCGTGGGCTGGCTCCTCGGCGGGAGTGCGGGCGTCGGAACGGTGCTGTACGCGTTGATGGTCGGCCCGGTCACCCAGTTCTTCCTGCCCCGGTTCTCCTACCGCCGGACCGCCGAACACGCCGTGGACGCGGCGGGCCCACCCTGA
- a CDS encoding amidase encodes MTDLSFASATELIGLMRHRALSPQELMSHTLDRIGTSDATLNSVVALDPERALADAAALTARIARGEEPGPLAGLPVLVKDGEDARGFPTSRGTSAYRDNPPAAHDSIHVSRLRAAGALIIGKTNLPPLGAAVHTANDAFGVTRNPWNPDRSPGGSSGGAAAAVAAGLVALGTAGDGGGSTRIPAALCGIVGLKPSRGRIPQGPSGMPCWPQNVCLSGMARTVRDTALHLDVAAGHHPADPNSLPAPTASYRDSLDGPIRALRVGVMRTLGIAEPRPEMLRALERTADLLRDLGNSVRDEESALPGAVDFPAPFRMRQKALAHSRLLGVLDDFTARRADFEPWFADTLDDSRTLTPTDFAAYWAHRSQLNHWTARLFDQYDLLLMPTVPTTAWPAKGPDVATAVRRHTLPISYTSVFNDTGHPAISVPAGLGPDGLPCAVQVVAPHHREDLVLGAAQAIETAFGALRPPAFDTGS; translated from the coding sequence ATGACCGATCTGTCCTTCGCCTCCGCGACCGAACTCATTGGCCTGATGCGCCATCGCGCGCTGTCGCCCCAAGAACTCATGTCCCACACCCTCGACCGGATCGGAACATCCGACGCCACACTCAACTCCGTCGTCGCGCTCGACCCCGAGCGGGCCCTCGCCGACGCCGCGGCCCTCACCGCCAGGATCGCTCGCGGCGAGGAACCGGGCCCGCTGGCCGGACTGCCCGTCCTCGTCAAGGACGGTGAGGATGCGAGGGGTTTCCCGACCAGCCGGGGCACCAGCGCCTACCGTGACAACCCGCCCGCGGCCCACGACAGCATCCACGTCTCCCGGCTGCGTGCCGCCGGTGCGCTGATCATCGGCAAGACGAACCTGCCGCCGCTCGGCGCCGCCGTGCACACGGCCAATGACGCCTTCGGCGTCACCCGTAATCCCTGGAATCCCGACCGGTCACCGGGCGGTTCCAGCGGAGGCGCGGCCGCCGCCGTGGCCGCCGGACTCGTGGCGCTGGGCACCGCGGGCGACGGCGGCGGCTCCACCCGTATCCCCGCGGCGCTGTGCGGGATCGTCGGTCTCAAGCCGAGCCGCGGCCGCATCCCCCAGGGCCCCTCGGGCATGCCGTGCTGGCCGCAGAACGTCTGTCTGAGCGGCATGGCCCGCACCGTCCGGGACACCGCTCTGCACCTCGATGTGGCGGCCGGTCACCATCCGGCCGACCCGAACTCGCTTCCCGCGCCGACGGCCTCGTACCGGGACAGCCTCGACGGGCCGATCCGCGCGCTGCGCGTAGGGGTCATGCGCACCCTCGGCATCGCCGAGCCGCGGCCGGAGATGCTGCGTGCCCTGGAGCGGACAGCGGACCTCCTGAGGGACCTGGGCAACAGCGTCAGGGACGAAGAGTCGGCCCTGCCCGGCGCCGTGGACTTCCCCGCCCCCTTCCGCATGCGACAGAAGGCCCTGGCCCACAGCCGACTCCTCGGCGTCCTCGACGACTTCACCGCCCGGCGCGCCGACTTCGAACCGTGGTTCGCCGATACGCTCGACGACAGCCGCACCCTCACCCCCACCGACTTCGCCGCGTACTGGGCACACCGCTCACAGCTCAACCACTGGACTGCCCGGCTCTTCGACCAGTACGACCTGCTCCTCATGCCCACCGTGCCCACGACGGCATGGCCCGCCAAAGGTCCGGACGTGGCAACGGCGGTGCGCCGGCACACCCTTCCCATCTCCTACACATCAGTGTTCAACGACACCGGCCACCCCGCCATCAGCGTCCCCGCGGGCCTCGGCCCGGACGGACTCCCGTGCGCCGTGCAGGTCGTCGCCCCCCACCACCGCGAGGATCTCGTGCTGGGTGCCGCACAAGCGATCGAGACTGCCTTCGGCGCTCTGCGTCCGCCTGCCTTCGACACCGGCTCCTGA
- a CDS encoding MFS transporter, producing MAVISEAAALGNRLDRLPLSAFHRRLVLALAGMILFEWVETYAFAFVAPALRDQWGLSLSAVAVVVGVGQLGAFAGGILGGYLADRVGRRRTMLICVTVYCAATALCVVVQNPWQLIVARCAAHFGAQGMAVVAIVVLTEFVPATARGRLQTYKVAVGSLGIPIAAWAGYFLVPQWTWGWRLVFGLGLFGVVFAWLIRRWVPESPRWLASRGEFARAEEVVRSIERQCGIVPSAEPVVARAPLTPTPPAPLTPTPRPPAPPPPAPDRPRLAELLARPQRRRFLVVATMWVAGLLAYSAYNTWTPTLLSETGLELDDTLLLSAVLATAAPLGALAAVPLIDRWDRRRTQLVLGTLTAAALLLFGLVREPAAVLVLGCAVSVLFQMAVPFLQVYSAEVFPTRIRALGSGTANALSRIFNFAAPMLVTVVFTGFGYSAVFALLAALSLVGGCVAVAFGPRTTGVSLEATTPDRPRTAEKAALS from the coding sequence ATGGCTGTCATCTCCGAAGCCGCCGCGCTCGGGAACCGGCTCGACCGGCTTCCGCTCAGCGCCTTCCACCGCAGACTCGTCCTCGCCCTGGCCGGGATGATCCTCTTCGAATGGGTGGAGACCTACGCCTTCGCATTCGTCGCACCCGCCCTGCGCGACCAGTGGGGCCTTTCGCTCTCGGCCGTCGCGGTCGTGGTCGGCGTCGGCCAACTCGGCGCCTTCGCCGGCGGCATACTCGGCGGCTACCTCGCCGACCGCGTCGGCCGCCGCCGCACCATGCTCATCTGCGTCACCGTCTACTGCGCCGCCACCGCGCTGTGCGTCGTCGTGCAGAACCCGTGGCAGCTGATCGTGGCCCGCTGCGCCGCGCACTTCGGCGCGCAGGGCATGGCGGTCGTCGCCATCGTCGTGCTCACCGAGTTCGTCCCGGCCACGGCCCGGGGGCGGCTGCAGACGTACAAGGTCGCCGTGGGTTCGCTCGGCATCCCGATCGCCGCCTGGGCCGGGTACTTCCTCGTGCCCCAGTGGACGTGGGGGTGGCGGCTCGTCTTCGGCCTGGGGCTGTTCGGAGTCGTCTTCGCCTGGCTGATCCGGCGCTGGGTCCCCGAAAGCCCCCGATGGCTGGCCTCCCGCGGCGAATTCGCGCGGGCCGAGGAGGTCGTGCGGTCCATCGAGCGGCAGTGTGGAATCGTGCCGTCCGCCGAACCTGTCGTGGCCCGCGCGCCGCTCACCCCGACGCCACCGGCGCCGCTCACCCCCACGCCACGGCCACCGGCACCGCCACCACCGGCGCCGGACCGCCCCCGTCTCGCCGAGTTGCTGGCCCGGCCCCAGCGCCGCCGGTTCCTTGTCGTGGCGACCATGTGGGTGGCCGGACTGCTGGCCTACTCCGCCTACAACACCTGGACGCCCACCCTCCTTTCGGAGACCGGCCTCGAACTGGACGACACCCTGCTGCTGTCCGCCGTCCTGGCCACCGCCGCACCTCTGGGCGCGCTCGCGGCCGTGCCGCTCATCGACCGGTGGGACCGTCGCCGCACCCAGCTCGTCCTCGGAACGCTGACCGCCGCCGCGCTGCTGCTCTTCGGGCTCGTCCGGGAGCCTGCCGCCGTCCTCGTCCTGGGCTGTGCGGTCAGCGTGCTGTTCCAGATGGCCGTGCCCTTCCTCCAGGTGTACTCGGCGGAGGTCTTCCCCACCCGCATCCGCGCGCTGGGTTCCGGCACTGCCAACGCCCTGTCGAGGATCTTCAACTTCGCTGCCCCGATGCTCGTGACCGTGGTCTTCACCGGCTTCGGGTACAGCGCCGTCTTCGCCCTGCTGGCTGCCCTCAGCCTCGTCGGCGGCTGCGTGGCCGTCGCCTTCGGCCCCCGCACCACCGGGGTGAGCCTGGAAGCCACCACCCCCGATCGCCCCCGCACCGCAGAGAAAGCGGCCCTGTCATGA
- a CDS encoding CaiB/BaiF CoA transferase family protein — protein MATLPLAGIRVLDLSTVLAAPVTATFLGDFGAEVVKVEEPGRGDFTRGTTAGARSPYWAQEARNKKSVTLDLRTERGQRLVKELIPHFDVVITNYRPPTLEAWGLDPDSLSALAPDAVLVYVTGYGLTGPYRDRGSFDRTASAFAGLTYVTGDPDRSPVRSGYSTIDYMAAYLGAFSVVTALYHRDTAGGGGQVVDLALYEAGFRASEDALTSYATTGRVRERLGNRNPQIVPASDFTTSDGRRVSIHAGTDALFARLVALMGTPASADAPEYATRAGRAEHADALYATIAEWAATRTADDLTKLLSDADIPASPLMSIADIAADPHYRERGTLVTVEDPDFGELPMVAPLPRLSKTPGSIRSTGPALGAHNSEVYQGVLGLSPDELASLGADGVI, from the coding sequence ATGGCGACACTTCCGCTGGCAGGCATACGCGTCCTCGACCTGTCCACCGTCCTCGCCGCGCCCGTCACCGCCACCTTTCTCGGGGACTTCGGCGCCGAGGTGGTCAAGGTCGAAGAACCCGGACGCGGCGACTTCACTCGCGGGACGACGGCCGGAGCACGGTCCCCGTACTGGGCCCAGGAAGCCCGTAACAAGAAGTCGGTGACGCTGGACCTGCGCACCGAACGGGGACAGCGCCTCGTGAAGGAGCTGATCCCGCACTTCGACGTCGTGATCACCAACTACCGTCCGCCCACCCTGGAGGCATGGGGCCTGGACCCGGATTCACTGAGTGCGCTCGCCCCCGACGCCGTGCTGGTGTACGTGACGGGGTACGGGCTCACCGGGCCCTACCGCGACCGGGGATCGTTCGACCGGACCGCGAGCGCCTTCGCCGGTCTGACGTACGTCACCGGGGACCCCGACAGATCCCCGGTGCGCAGCGGCTACTCGACGATCGACTACATGGCCGCCTATCTCGGGGCCTTCTCCGTGGTCACCGCGCTGTACCACCGCGACACGGCGGGCGGGGGAGGGCAGGTCGTCGACCTCGCACTGTACGAGGCCGGTTTCCGCGCCTCGGAGGACGCGCTCACCTCGTACGCGACGACCGGCCGCGTCCGTGAGCGGCTGGGCAACCGCAACCCGCAGATCGTCCCCGCCAGCGACTTCACCACCTCCGACGGGCGCCGGGTCTCGATCCACGCGGGCACCGACGCGCTCTTCGCCCGGCTCGTCGCCCTCATGGGAACACCGGCGTCGGCCGACGCCCCCGAGTACGCCACCCGGGCCGGCCGCGCCGAGCACGCCGACGCCCTGTACGCGACGATCGCCGAGTGGGCCGCCACCCGTACCGCGGACGATCTCACCAAGCTGCTCAGCGACGCGGACATTCCGGCCTCTCCGCTGATGAGCATCGCCGACATCGCCGCCGATCCGCACTACCGGGAGCGGGGCACGCTCGTCACCGTCGAGGACCCGGACTTCGGCGAACTGCCCATGGTGGCGCCCCTTCCCCGGTTGTCGAAGACCCCGGGCTCCATCCGCTCCACCGGCCCCGCCCTCGGCGCGCACAACTCCGAGGTGTACCAGGGTGTGCTCGGCCTGAGCCCGGACGAACTCGCCTCCCTCGGCGCCGACGGCGTCATCTGA
- a CDS encoding TetR/AcrR family transcriptional regulator: protein MGETGRTRRRRRTREETEADLLDAARRLLRRDGVLAGVNLREIATEAGVNHGQIYQYFGTRQALLRAAAADLVERRVADQDGHWDLPFSERRAAMFRYRLEEPELVQLEALLALDGDDGFSPFPRFAQTRQSLERDTDEGALPQDADAVAAHVMTAAVQMGYVIFREAYARDTGIPLEELDERAARAFSLMMSGLTAPPPEQAPAGDGHAGPAGPR from the coding sequence ATGGGCGAGACGGGCAGGACGCGACGGCGACGGCGCACCCGCGAGGAGACCGAGGCGGATCTGCTGGACGCCGCGCGCCGGCTGCTCCGGCGCGACGGGGTGCTCGCCGGCGTGAACCTCCGCGAGATCGCCACCGAGGCCGGTGTGAACCACGGGCAGATCTACCAGTACTTCGGGACCCGCCAGGCCCTTCTCCGGGCTGCCGCGGCCGACTTGGTGGAACGCCGGGTCGCCGACCAGGACGGCCACTGGGACCTGCCGTTCTCCGAGCGGCGGGCGGCCATGTTCCGCTACCGCCTGGAGGAGCCCGAACTGGTCCAGCTCGAAGCACTGTTGGCACTCGACGGCGACGACGGCTTCAGCCCGTTCCCGCGCTTCGCGCAGACCCGCCAGAGCCTGGAACGGGACACCGACGAAGGCGCACTCCCCCAGGACGCGGACGCGGTGGCCGCCCATGTGATGACGGCCGCCGTACAGATGGGCTACGTCATCTTCCGCGAGGCATACGCTCGTGACACCGGCATTCCGCTGGAGGAACTCGATGAGCGGGCGGCACGCGCCTTCTCCCTCATGATGTCCGGCCTCACGGCCCCGCCGCCGGAGCAGGCACCGGCGGGTGACGGGCACGCCGGGCCGGCCGGCCCTCGGTGA
- a CDS encoding glycoside hydrolase family 3 protein: MLNLLRHHDGTPFRDLNHNGTMEPYEDPRLPVEERVDDLLNRMTLEEKAALMCHGRMMVGETGETGEAGGAGPAGEARPALTGNGIPTGVELITGRGLTAFAMMAVPDARTMAEWNNHVQGLAAAERLSIPVTLASDPRHGFTANPATAHTGGGFSAGPEPIGLAATDDPDLVEEYAALIGRELRAVGIRLAIHPMADLATEPRWARISGTFGEDAGRACRMITAYIRGLQGERLGPDSVACMTKHFPGGGPQAHGEDSHFAAGRRLVYPGGAFEHHLLPFEAAFEAGTAQIMPAYAIPSGSGLSEVGANFNRDVITGLLRGRYGFDGVVCTDFNAITGTEVPGITTFPPRHWGVEELSVAEQVVLVLDAGADQLGGETDPELILSAVGSGAVSEARIDESARRILRDKFRLGLFEDPYVDPDAAAAAVGDATGREHGRRVQRRSLVHLSGHPVAGRRLYVEGIDPAVAARYGTVVDRPEDADAAILRITAPYEKREGFLEQFFHSGSLEFPALETERLRSVASAVPTCLAVHLDRPAILTPLTGHAAFLIGEFGADDELVLDAALGRAPLSGTLPFDLPSSMGAVEAAREDVPFDTRDPLFRCGHPTAHEAPPRG; this comes from the coding sequence ATGCTGAACCTGCTGCGCCACCACGACGGGACGCCGTTCCGCGACCTCAATCACAACGGCACCATGGAGCCCTACGAGGACCCCCGGCTGCCGGTCGAGGAGCGCGTCGACGACCTGCTGAACCGGATGACCCTGGAGGAAAAGGCCGCGCTGATGTGCCACGGCCGGATGATGGTGGGGGAGACCGGGGAGACCGGGGAGGCAGGGGGCGCCGGACCCGCCGGGGAGGCTCGCCCGGCCCTCACCGGGAACGGCATCCCGACCGGTGTCGAGCTGATCACCGGACGCGGTCTGACCGCCTTCGCCATGATGGCCGTCCCCGACGCCCGCACGATGGCCGAGTGGAACAACCACGTCCAGGGGCTCGCCGCCGCCGAACGCCTCAGCATCCCGGTCACCCTCGCCTCCGACCCCCGGCACGGCTTCACCGCCAACCCCGCCACCGCGCACACCGGTGGCGGCTTCAGCGCCGGCCCCGAGCCGATCGGCCTCGCGGCCACCGACGACCCGGACCTGGTGGAGGAGTACGCCGCCCTGATCGGCCGCGAACTGCGGGCCGTCGGCATCCGTCTCGCCATCCACCCGATGGCCGACCTCGCCACCGAACCGCGGTGGGCCCGGATCAGCGGCACCTTCGGCGAGGACGCCGGCCGCGCGTGCCGGATGATCACCGCCTACATCCGCGGCCTCCAGGGCGAGCGGCTCGGCCCGGACAGTGTCGCCTGCATGACCAAGCACTTCCCCGGCGGCGGCCCCCAAGCGCACGGCGAGGACTCGCACTTCGCCGCAGGCCGCCGACTGGTCTACCCGGGCGGCGCGTTCGAGCACCACCTGCTTCCCTTCGAGGCCGCCTTCGAGGCCGGCACCGCGCAGATCATGCCCGCGTACGCCATCCCTTCGGGATCGGGCCTGTCCGAGGTCGGCGCCAACTTCAACCGGGACGTCATCACCGGCCTGCTGCGCGGCCGTTACGGCTTCGACGGTGTGGTCTGCACCGACTTCAACGCCATCACGGGCACCGAGGTCCCCGGCATCACCACCTTCCCGCCACGTCACTGGGGCGTCGAGGAACTGTCGGTGGCCGAGCAGGTCGTGCTGGTCCTGGACGCCGGCGCCGACCAACTCGGCGGTGAGACAGACCCCGAGCTGATCCTGAGTGCCGTCGGCTCAGGCGCGGTCAGCGAAGCGCGGATCGACGAATCCGCCCGCCGCATCCTGCGCGACAAGTTCCGCCTCGGTCTTTTCGAGGATCCTTACGTCGACCCGGACGCCGCGGCCGCAGCGGTCGGCGATGCGACCGGCCGGGAGCACGGCCGTCGCGTCCAGCGACGCTCGCTCGTCCACCTCTCCGGGCATCCGGTCGCCGGGCGGCGACTGTACGTCGAGGGAATCGATCCGGCCGTCGCCGCCCGCTACGGCACCGTCGTGGACCGGCCCGAGGACGCCGACGCCGCGATCCTCCGGATCACCGCACCGTACGAGAAGCGCGAGGGCTTCCTGGAACAGTTCTTCCACAGCGGCTCACTGGAGTTCCCGGCCCTGGAGACGGAGCGGCTGCGCTCCGTCGCCTCCGCCGTTCCCACCTGCCTCGCCGTCCATCTCGACCGCCCTGCGATCCTTACTCCGCTGACCGGCCACGCGGCCTTCCTCATCGGCGAGTTCGGCGCCGATGACGAACTAGTGCTCGACGCGGCCCTCGGCCGGGCGCCGCTGTCCGGAACTCTTCCGTTCGACCTTCCCTCCTCCATGGGCGCCGTCGAGGCCGCGCGGGAGGACGTCCCCTTCGACACCCGTGACCCGCTGTTCCGGTGCGGTCATCCGACAGCCCATGAGGCACCGCCGCGGGGATAG